GGACTTTTCTCAGTCTGACAAGAACACTCGTAATGCAGGGGACGTTTTCAGTGAGAACCCTCATTCCAGGTAGAAATCGGTATGACAACCAACCAAGTCATGTTCAGAGAGCGGCATACTTTCTTATGCTTTGTTTATGGAAGATGGAAAAACTGGGGAAAGGTGTGGGAAGTGATGGGAAGTGGCGGAGCGAGGGTGTGAAAGCTGTGATCGGCTTGCTGCGGGTGAGCCCTGCAGTGCGTGATGCCTTGCTCCTTGATGTGGGTCTGCAGTGAAAGAGCTGCTCCCATTTCAGATGAAACTGAGGAGAGATGCAAACATGTGAGCTCGTGTCAGCCTGCGAGTCACAGGGTAACCTGGCTCTTGGGCAAACAGAAATGCACGCTTTCCAGGAATGAGCAAATAGCAAGCGAACGATTAGGTGGATGGTGCCATATTAGTGTAACGAAGCCCTGAGCAAATATGGATGGTGTTCGGTTTCCCAGACACTGAGTCCTCCATCTCTTCCACCCAACTTTCTGGCAAAACTGAGGATGCGGAAGTGAAATCAGCCCTGGGAGGAGACAGAGCCAAAAATAAATGAGACTTCTTTATTCTCTGCTGTCAAAAGAGTTGGACGAATTCCGCTTCCTTGAAATGGATGTAAGTGCTTCTTGCTCCCTGACTGGAGGGTGTTTTGGTAGAATTACTGCTGGGAGAATGGTGAGCTGTCTACAGACAGTCCCAGTCTGCAACTGAACTTGGCTGTGCTGGTTTTCTAATGAAATCTGACACAGGATATCTGTGGGTGTAGGAGATAAATTGAGGAGAGGCATGTGAAGGTCACAGCTGGGATGTATGCTAGGCTTTCATAAGCTGAATGAGTTACTTCTCTGGGAAGTACCTGGGAAGGAGCGGGCAGCTGGCACTTCGCAGCTTTGAGCAGACATAGGAAATGTCTCTGTCCTCCTGGCTGCCGGCCGTGCTTGGGCAAGAGGGCTCCCCGCCTCCTGCGCTCGCTGTGCATCTCCTCTCTTGACCTCACTGCCAGCTTCCTTTTCCTGTCATCTGCTCCTGTGGCTGCAGCCAGATGCCTCTCGTAGACAGCTACTGCAAAGCTGGTTATAGGGGCTTCAACAGGGCCCACCCCACTCTGCCTGCTGTAAACGCAGCTCCTGAGAAGAACTTGGTACTGCGTGGGACCTTAGGGGAGCAGCTTGTGTAAGagtcaaaagaaaatgtttctcccTCCATTTGCTCACCCAAAATCCAGCTGAGTGTCTTCACATttgccctccccaccccttctTTGTGTCAGGGGAGCGGACTAGATCACTCAAGGTCCCTTGGCCCTGTTTTCTCTGATGCTACACCTACACTGCATGTAGTACAGGCTGAGCAGGCTTTAAAGAAGCTCAGAGACAGAGCAATCTAGCCACAGTGCCGTATAGCTGTGCATCGGCTAATTCACCCTGCTAGGCAGTACAGAGCACCCAACTGGGGAGGACATTGTGCATTTGGGGCTCAAATAGACTAGCAAAATTACCAACAGGTAGTCCCTGTGGTTTGCTCATAGTGTGATGCTGCCACTGTATAACGTTGACTGTTCTACGAAAGCATACATAAATGTGTTGAAACCTCaaggagacagaaagaaagatgTTATGGGTTTGTTACAGAAGATCTGATAAATGGATCTTCATGGACAATTTGCTCTGCTCATCTTTAACGAGTGAGTTGTGTATGCAGGTCAGAAAGTGTGCAAAATTCTGAATGAGGGACTTAATTTAAGGCAGATCAGGGAGGAGCTGGCTTCTGACCTGGctgttagaggggaaaaaaaaaaagaattcagcccagcatttcttaattttggttttaaacagCCTCAGATGTCCAAAATGTTAGTAGGCAGCCTGGATGTGATCTGTATCATGATGGAGTCTGTTGTTGGGATATTTGCAGTGGTGGGCAGTACCTTGGTGATCTGGGCAGTGAAGCTGAATGCAGCTCTTCAGAAGACCACCACCTTTTACATCGTTTCCCTGGCACTCACTGACATCGCCATGGGGATCTTTGTCACACCGCTGGCTGTCACGGTGAGCCTGGGAGTCGTCATTTGTCTCTACTCCTGCCTGTTCATGTGCTGCCTGACGATCTTTTCTAATGCCTCGATCCTGTGTCTCCTGGCCATCGCAGTGGACAGGTACCGGAGAGTGAAGCTGCTGACCAGGTGAGTCTGGGCGAAGGTCCCATCTCATCaccttttccccatttctctcctcctttatattttccttctcccttATTGGCAGCATCGTAGGGCTTCCTGAGCATCGTTGGTTCTCTGAGAGGTAAAGGCTCCCAAAGCCCAGGCAATGGAGCACCAGCAGTCTGGGCACTCCTGGAAACTCAGCAATGCCTGAAAACCTTAAGCTACAGAGAGTCAGGGGAAGGTTGCTCATAAATGTGTATATTCTTGAAGTCTGGATAAGGTGGTGGTCTTTAGGTTTTCCCCTGGGAGAAACCATACTGCTCTACTGTTGTGAGTTAAAATGAACCAGTATTGCTGAGGAAGCGGTTTGACTCTGCACCTGTGGGTTCTCATTTAAAAGGGATCGATGACCATTTGGAGGTTCCCCTGtagtttcaaaatacattttaaatatcagaAGCTGCTAAGGACCAACTGCACTGAACTGTGCTTAACTCGAATTAGACCAAGCAAAAATGAGTGCTTAAAAGCCCAAGCTCCTGAATAATGTagttcttttttctgaaaaatcgCATCTAATATGGCTGGTGCTTCCTGCCCACCCAGGTACAGGGCAGCCATCACAAAGGAAAGGATTTGTGTGATTCTGGGACTGTGCTGGTTTGTGGCCGTGCTGGTGGGGCTGGAACCAGCACATGGGCAGCTCCAGCTACATCAAGTGTCACTATTTGGCTGTGATGAGAACGGATTATGTGGTGTACTCCAGCTTCTTTGCCTGGATCCTCCTTCCCTTGCTTACCATGTGTGCCCTCTACACCGAGATTTTCTACATCATGTGGATAAAACTAAGCCCAAGCTTAGCAAGTCCTCCAGGAGGAGGAACAGTTTGTGGGAAGGAATACAAAATGGCCAAATACCTGCCCCTCACCCTCTTGTTTGCAATGTCTTGGCTGCCTCTGGGCATCCTGAACTCCATTTCGTACTTCTGCCCCTCCTGCGACACCCCGCAGCCTCTGAAGTACCTGGGCATCCTGCTGTCTCATGCCAACTCACCCATGAAGCCCGTCGTCTATGCCTTCAAAATACAGAAGTTCAAAGAAACCTACACTTTCATTCTGAGGACTTGCATCCTGCCCCAGAAGTCGGAGTCGGTTATTTCTAGCGCAGAGCACACAGCGGAGCAGCTGGGAGCGAGCACCATCTGAGCTCATCGGTCTGCCCGGGCTGGATACAACAACGGAAACAGCGTGGGAGCAACAAGAGTGGGGTGAAAGTGGCACAGACACCAAGACTCTTTCTCAGATCATGCATTCTGGAGCAACGATTGCGTGTACATGTCTGCGTTCAGCTAATTAAGCTCTGGGCAGTGCAATGCCGAGCTCAGGTTCCCAGCTAACTCCCAAAACAACGAAACTCCTCTGCATTTCCGAGGCAAAAGGTGTGAGAGGTTTGGAACAGGGCGAAGTGCGGGGGAGAGACGGGTGTTGCTCACGCTTACGGGCGTTCTGCTCTGCTGGTGCAAAGCCTtcccgccccggggcgggcggggggtccGGCAGAGCCCGGGCTCCAGCCGGCGGCTGCCGGGAGGTGGCAGCGGTTCCCCGCGGGTGCCCTGCCGAGAGGCGGGCTCTTGCTCACCCCCCCGGGTACCCCTCTCCCAAGCCCCGGCCCTCTCTCTTGGGCTGGCCCAAATCtttctgcagctgctgggtgaGCTGGGGCAGGAGCCACCTCTGCAGAAGCTCCGACTGACCATGCAATGCGGCGCAAGGCTCTTGCACGCAGCCCAGGAGCGCGGTTGACTCTAGCAGGTTGACAGGAGACTGACATGAGCCTTTGGCACTACTTTTGACCTCCTAACGGCTCTTCCTTTGAGAGTATTTGCTTTGCCTGTTCAGCTCTATTTAAGGAAACTGTTTCTCAAATTGGTGGAGCTACGAAGAAATGCTCTGGCACGTTGCCACAGAACAAACCTCTCTATAAATGCTAAGGTACTATAGGAAGAAGCCAGACCCTGGCTGCCAGT
This genomic interval from Calonectris borealis chromosome 26, bCalBor7.hap1.2, whole genome shotgun sequence contains the following:
- the LOC142093306 gene encoding LOW QUALITY PROTEIN: adenosine receptor A3-like (The sequence of the model RefSeq protein was modified relative to this genomic sequence to represent the inferred CDS: inserted 2 bases in 1 codon), whose product is MSKMLVGSLDVICIMMESVVGIFAVVGSTLVIWAVKLNAALQKTTTFYIVSLALTDIAMGIFVTPLAVTVSLGVVICLYSCLFMCCLTIFSNASILCLLAIAVDRYRRVKLLTRYRAAITKERICVILGLCWFVAVLVGLEPAHGXSSSYIKCHYLAVMRTDYVVYSSFFAWILLPLLTMCALYTEIFYIMWIKLSPSLASPPGGGTVCGKEYKMAKYLPLTLLFAMSWLPLGILNSISYFCPSCDTPQPLKYLGILLSHANSPMKPVVYAFKIQKFKETYTFILRTCILPQKSESVISSAEHTAEQLGASTI